The following proteins are encoded in a genomic region of Caloranaerobacter ferrireducens:
- a CDS encoding autorepressor SdpR family transcription factor, whose protein sequence is MNKTFKALADPTRRKILELLKEKDLTAGEIADFFNISKPSISHHLNILKNVGLVLSEKVGQNIYYSLNTTAFQEIMKWIFDFMERRDNNEDK, encoded by the coding sequence GTGAATAAAACATTTAAGGCTTTGGCTGACCCTACTAGAAGAAAAATTTTAGAGTTACTAAAAGAAAAGGACTTAACTGCTGGAGAAATTGCAGATTTTTTTAACATAAGTAAACCTTCTATTAGTCATCATTTGAATATTTTAAAAAATGTAGGATTAGTTTTAAGTGAAAAAGTTGGTCAAAATATATATTATTCTTTAAATACGACAGCATTTCAAGAGATTATGAAGTGGATATTTGATTTTATGGAAAGGAGAGATAATAATGAAGATAAATAA